GGAACAGGTCATCGCCCAGCAGGTCGCCTGGGCCAAGGATTTCCGCGAGCGCTACCCCAAGCTCGGCGAGGCGATGCGCGCACTCACCACCACCGAAGACACACCATCTGCCACCTCATTCGAAACCTATCTGCGCGGCGAGCTTGGTACGTATTCCGACCAGACCTTCGAACGTTACGAAGCGATGATTGGCGAGCGCGCCGCAGCCAGCCCGCAACGCAATATCACTGAGGAAACCTTGTTGCACACAGTCCAGCTCGGCGGTTTCGACACCTTAGAGGAGGCCGAAGCCTCCCAAGCGTAATACTCAGCCATTCACTGTGTATCGGACACCCCGACTGATGTACGTCGGCCGGCCATACCCAGGCCAACGCAATCTGCCGATCGCCCCACACCCAGACCACCAACGCAGCCTGCCCGCCAGGCCCCATTTACCAGCGCACATCGGCAGAATTACAGCGAGAATAGGCCCCAAAATGCCAGTGTCATCAGTGTGGCGAGAGTGCCGAGCGCTACCATCACGCATATGACGCGCCGCACACCGACGATATCGGCGCGGCAATACCAGACACGTTCCATTTCCCAAGCAAACAGCACCACCAACAGCATGGTCGCTATTCGCAGCACCACCCATCCGACGGCAAACAGCCGCGGTTGAGGCATAACCAATACAGCCGATACGCCTACGGCGCTCATATAGCCGTACAACAGCCCAGTAATCACCATCACCGCTGTGCCGATACCGGCAGATAAGCCGGCAATGCCGTGCAACATGCGCCGCTGGGCGGCCCCCAGCTCACTCGGCGTCGCATGCACGGCCCGCACAGTCGCCACACTACGTCGCCCGGCCAGCAACGTCTGTAGCCAAGAAAACACAGTCAAGCCAATACCTAATATCGCCGCCATCACGATCAGCACGGGCCCTGCCACCATCAGACCGGCCAGCACGCCAAGCGAGCCGACGATACCGGATCTGGTACGTTGCGACGCGGCGAAGCGCTGGTGAGGTGTTGCACCGGCGACTTGAGGCGTTGCCCATCCATCGGCTTTGGTTCCGGCAGTCACACCGTTCACCCAATTTTCCAGCGCTTGCGTATAGCCTTCGGCCAATGGCAGGTTCGGGGTGAATAAGCCCTCACCAGCCCGCATCTGATGGTTGCCGGCAAAATAGCGTACGGTGACGTTCTCGTTGCCGGACTTGTTGGCCGTAGCGATGATCCGCTGCGCCCCCTGTTCGATGGGCATGGCCGTATCGTAGGTGCCGTAGTTCACCAGCACCGGCATGGTGAGGGATTTCAGATACCGGTCGGCATCAAAGTCGGCATAGGCTAGATCAAATGGCGCGTAGTCCAGCGACATCAATTTGGCCATGTCTTTGACCACGGGCTTGGGCGCGCCGGCCTCATGCGTATAGGCGCTGACAGCCATGGCCATTTGCTCACGTCCATTGAACACCGGTGCGGATGTAAGTACGGCAAAGGCAATGTCTTGCCGTTTCGAGGTTAGA
This DNA window, taken from Bifidobacterium longum subsp. longum JCM 1217, encodes the following:
- a CDS encoding alpha/beta hydrolase family protein, which translates into the protein MKRISVRRVASVIVTAMAMTLVFATLGWAMMPQWNTRPYTKHIVIASADTTITPAHANIPHEGRYRTRETRLSIKTGDGVTLPAVLREPVGAPGPRPACLFIHGSGTSGAEDFGDIANAMASAGIVTLVPAKRNDNYTVLHRDYPRFAREYGRSLDVLRGRIGVDPAKTGIYAESEGTWIATILTSKRQDIAFAVLTSAPVFNGREQMAMAVSAYTHEAGAPKPVVKDMAKLMSLDYAPFDLAYADFDADRYLKSLTMPVLVNYGTYDTAMPIEQGAQRIIATANKSGNENVTVRYFAGNHQMRAGEGLFTPNLPLAEGYTQALENWVNGVTAGTKADGWATPQVAGATPHQRFAASQRTRSGIVGSLGVLAGLMVAGPVLIVMAAILGIGLTVFSWLQTLLAGRRSVATVRAVHATPSELGAAQRRMLHGIAGLSAGIGTAVMVITGLLYGYMSAVGVSAVLVMPQPRLFAVGWVVLRIATMLLVVLFAWEMERVWYCRADIVGVRRVICVMVALGTLATLMTLAFWGLFSL